In Colletotrichum higginsianum IMI 349063 chromosome 3, whole genome shotgun sequence, a genomic segment contains:
- a CDS encoding Aminotransferase, protein MVSQSLDATALTTDASQSAVLHRDLRSHFAHTIGGEGHFYVLEGGRKIFDASGGAAVACLGHGDKRVAEAMMRQLGGIAYSPSTFFTTPVCEQLCQFLIDSTHGHMSRAYLVSSGSEAMEAAMKLARQYYLEKEAAEPQRHLFIARERSYHGTTLGALSMGGHVTRRANFTPMLINNIVSHVSPCYSYRGKTPGESDKSYVARLARELEDEFVRVGPEKVCAFVAEPVVGAALGCVPSLPGYFREMKTVCDRYGALLIMDEVMSGMGRLGTLHAWEDEDVVPDIQTIGKGLGGGYQPIAGVLINRKVSEALEKGSRCFVHGHTYQGHPVACAAALAVQQIIQEDGLLGNVRTMGQVLSELLRKGLQDEPYVGDIRGKGLFWGIEFVRNRDTKEPWPQEAHVATGISDLGRTEDYGIVVYPGAGTVDGILGDHIIVAPPYTVTKRDVEHVAETVTRLIKGYFSGLE, encoded by the exons ATGGTTTCCCAGTCTCTCGATGCCACGGCACTTACTACTGATGCTAGTCAATCCGCTGTGCTTCACCGTGATCTACGGAGCCACTTCGCCCACACAATTGGTGGCGAAGGCCATTTCTATGTACTGGAAGGCGGCAGGAAGATATTCGATGCCTCGGGAGGCGCTGCAGTGGCGTGCCTCGGCCATGGAGACAAGAGAGTGGCAGAGGCCATGATGCGGCAGCTAGGCGGCATCGCATACAGTCCTTCGACATTCTTCACCACGCCTGTATGCGAACAACTGTGCCAGTTTCTCATCGACTCAACCCACGGCCACATGTCACGAGCCTACCTAGTCAGCAGTG GGTCCGAAGCTATGGAGGCAGCTATGAAACTGGCGAGGCAATATTATCTGGAAAAAGAAGCCGCCGAACCTCAGAGACATCTCTTCATCGCGCGAGAGCGGTCATATCATGGAACAACTTTGGGCGCACTGTCAATGGGAGGTCATGTGACTCGTCGAGCCAACTTCACGCCAATGTTAATCAATAACATTGTTTCCCACGTTTCACCGTGCTACAGTTACAGAGGCAAGACGCCAGGCGAATCAGACAAGTCCTATGTTGCAAGACTCGCCCGGGAGCTCGAGGATGAGTTCGTTCGGGTGGGCCCAGAAAAGGTGTGCGCATTTGTGGCAGAGCCGGTTGTTGGAGCT GCTTTGGGATGCGTTCCATCCCTCCCTGGCTACTTCCGGGAAATGAAGACGGTCTGTGACCGGTACGGAGCGCTCCTTATCATGGACGAGGTCATGAGTGGCATGGGCCGGTTGGGAACTCTTCACGCATGGGAAGACGAAGATGTGGTGCCCGACATCCAAACTATCGGCAAGGGCCTAGGTGGGGGGTATCAGCCGATCGCTGGCGTTCTCATCAACAGAAAGGTGAGCGAGGCATTGGAGAAGGGCTCCAG GTGTTTCGTTCACGGACACACGTATCAAGGTCATCCTGTTGCATGTGCAGCAGCACTCGCAGTACAGCAAATCATccaagaagacggcctcctcggcaacgTGCGGACCATGGGCCAAGTGCTATCGGAGCTTCTGAGAAAGGGCCTCCAAGACGAGCCTTACGTCGGGGACATTCGTGGCAAAGGGCTCTTCTGGGGCATCGAGTTTGTGCGGAACAGGGACACGAAAGAGCCGTGGCCACAGGAGGCACATGTTGCAACGGGAATCAGCGATCTCGGACGCACGGAGGATTATGGCATTGTGGTGTATCCTGGAGCAGGTACTGTGGACGGTATACTAGGCGACCACATTATCGTGGCACCGCCATACACCGTGACGAAGCGCGATGTCGAGCATGTTGCAGAGACGGTGACAAGACTGATCAAGGGGTATTTCTCAGGCTTGGAATAA
- a CDS encoding Endonuclease/Exonuclease/phosphatase, with amino-acid sequence MEFPAPSNHDTALCLIPPRDQWPLVDRLRFDNDKAHAKWPPHVNLVYPFVRSTDSNALRLACDAIVKCLTDRGEPATLPICLDSPGYFQHRNGSTLFLCDRNAENASQLNCLRAAILAAIGQTRSEPYNMHMTVAQCEDTTRSSKVDFLLEKLRRLPPVSWEASQLAVLVRAPSGQMKQWGLINLVSPSLVICGDLFGMERETALNVILQRTWHFSDRLLVWQPVDTVSPETSHSDAELLENLIVASWNVLAEFHWPPSRTRYPLIVDNLVAGTALADIVVLQEVTDDFLPFLLEDDRIRKQYTYASHGSPDDPAAGPLPNILNNVVLSKHPFSWEYLPFKRQHKGSCVLRFHGLRYSEADGPALPLVLATCHLSQGLTDGAVAAKERSDYPANQWVIAGDFNITTSSYTVDSAVKKGAITAQTENVLRNIETTLAEANLLDVWMVSRIEAGVSDNLKGDVGHIFEGEQGATFDPRENPHAAKMVGSGLNNRPQRYDRILVKSGGPFRISRFNMFGFITGKGETREGPLYASDHWGIRCLLHRFDSKNAAAASAQVVHVQPKKAPAGLSDVAVLRRCMENLNIFPTEQNEAVRKEALQLLQHTLLDSDQTTGDQTRGRPAIMLVPVGSYGLGTWSRTSDIDCLCIGSISPRVFFILARQRLRKSGNPGVRLLRKVKAKTGTMLEVEILGVKCDLQYCQAPSVVEQWPDMLKRPPSDPAFSLPMQTLLKLKPARDLFYLQRSVPDLAQFRMSFQAIKTWAKARGIYAAKFGYLGGIHLSVMLVKVCKMLLHDGGVVSTADIITTFFDHYSQLDWQRDMVFDPFFHKNLKYHRTPREAMCLLGWHSPTLNTALTASVPTTKIISAELCQATTQLSRDGTSWQSLLSIPDSSHSKNMTPGASNFLGSFRSFINLRVHYWGASLERGSRLVGWLESRCASLLVDVNKRVPELSARIWPARFVDSSSSEAKGTQGDYQGSYLVGLEWMNSDEKPSKDDLEAAHSNLRAVLQQFEKLIMSDEKYFDPNTSWFSATVVKRSELDDLHLDDREWGVHVDGDDDSDTEDEEEDDDVDEEYQEWLADKVAKKGKSAKQRSTTVRKPEGAGKFRAALDVLNRLRWDPNIDSNDFLIGYEDRFLGPQEKALSAWKSEQTHEEFIPQHRILWFKRRSDDVIVWHRSERIDLLFKKTSG; translated from the exons ATGGAATTCCCAGCTCCATCGAACCACGACACGGCTCTCTGCCTGATACCCCCTAGAGACCAATGGCCGTTGGTCGACCGCCTTCGTTTCGATAATGACAAGGCCCATGCGAAGTGGCCACCCCATGTCAACCTCGTCTATCCGTTCGTCAGGTCCACGGATTCCAATGCTCTCCGTCTGGCTTGTGATGCCATTGTCAAGTGCCTCACGGACCGGGGGGAGCCCGCCACTCTTCCCATCTGCCTGGACTCCCCGGGCTATTTTCAACATAGGAACGGCAGTACACTGTTTCTGTGCGACAGAAACGCCGAGAACGCATCTCAACTCAACTGCTTGAGAGCCGCCATCCTCGCAGCCATCGGTCAGACACGCTCGGAGCCGTACAACATGCACATGACGGTGGCCCAGTGCGAAGATACGACTCGCTCGTCTAAAGTTGATTTTCTCCTTGAAAAGCTGCGGCGCCTGCCTCCAGTCAGTTGGGAAGCAAGTCAACTGGCTGTTCTAGTTCGGGCCCCGTCGGGCCAGATGAAACAATGGGGTCTCATTAACCTTGTTTCTCCCTCCCTGGTTATCTGCGGTGATTTGTTTGGCATGGAACGAGAAACGGCCTTGAATGTTATCCTGCAACGCACATGGCACTTCTCGGATCGGCTCTTGGTATGGCAGCCAGTTGACACAGTCTCCCCAGAAACGTCACATTCGGATGCTGAGCTGCTCGAAAATCTCATTGTTGCCAGTTGGAACGTCCTTGCCGAGTTCCACTGGCCTCCCTCTCGCACCAGATACCCTCTGATCGTCGATAACCTTGTCGCAGGAACCGCGTTGGCAGACATCGTAGTCCTCCAGGAGGTAACTGATGACTTTCTGCCCTTCTTGCTCGAAGACGACCGCATTCGAAAGCAGTATACGTATGCCTCACACGGATCACCCGACGATCCAGCTGCTGGCCCGTTGCCCAATATACTTAACAACGTGGTCCTTAGCAAACACCCCTTCTCCTGGGAATACCTACCCTTCAAGCGTCAACACAAGGGATCATGCGTGCTTAGGTTCCATGGCCTGAGATACAGTGAGGCAGATGGCCCTGCGTTGCCTCTAGTACTGGCAACCTGTCATCTCAGTCAAGGTTTGACAgatggcgccgtcgccgctaAAGAAAG GAGCGATTATCCAGCCAACCAATGGGTCATCGCCGGTGacttcaacatcaccacATCTTCCTACACCGTTGATAGCGCCGTCAAGAAGGGAGCAATCACCGCGCAGACGGAAAATGTTCTCCGAAACATTGAGACAACCCTGGCCGAAGCCAACCTCCTTGATGTCTGGATGGTTTCGCGCATCGAGGCCGGTGTCAGTGACAACCTCAAAGGTGACGTCGGCCATATCTTCGAGGGTGAGCAAGGGGCAACCTTCGACCCCAGAGAGAATCCACATGCTGCCAAGATGGTCGGAAGTGGCCTCAACAACCGTCCGCAGAGATACGACCGTATATTGGTCAAGAGTGGAGGCCCGTTCCGGATCTCACGCTTTAACATGTTCGGCTTCATTACTGGCAAAGGCGAGACCAGGGAAGGTCCGTTATACGCAAGTGATCACTGGGGCATTCGATGCCTTCTGCATCGCTTCGACTCGAAAAATGCAGCAGCCGCCAGTGCCCAAGTGGTTCATGTCCAGCCCAAAAAGGCACCGGCTGGCCTTTCCGACGTTGCCGTGCTGAGACGGTGCATGGAAAACCTCAACATCTTCCCGACGGAGCAAAACGAGGCTGTTCGGAAAGAGGctcttcagctgctgcaacATACCCTCCTGGACTCGGACCAAACAACCGGCGATCAGACACGAGGCCGTCCGGCTATTATGTTAGTCCCCGTGGGATCGTACGGTCTCGGCACCTGGTCCAGGACGTCCGACATCGACTGCCTTTGTATCGGTTCCATCAGTCCCCGCGTTTTCTTTATCCTGGCCCGTCAAAGGCTGAGAAAGTCGGGCAACCCGGGTGTGCGGCTATTAAGGAAAGTCAAGGCCAAGACCGGCACTATGCTCGAGGTTGAGATTCTGGGCGTAAAGTGTGATCTTCAATACTGCCAGGCACCCAGCGTGGTGGAACAGTGGCCCGATATGCTGAAGCGGCCTCCGTCAGACCCAGCTTTCAGCTTGCCCATGCAGACTCTTTTGAAGCTGAAGCCTGCGAGGGATCTGTTCTACCTTCAGCGTTCCGTTCCCGACCTGGCACAGTTTCGCATGAGTTTCCAGGCCATCAAGACGTGGGCGAAGGCACGCGGGATATACGCAGCCAAGTTTGGGTATCTTGGCGGCATACACCTGTCTGTCATGCTGGTCAAGGTTTGTAAGATGCTCTTACACGATGGTGGCGTTGTCTCCACTGCGGACATAATCACAACCTTTTTTGACCACTACTCGCAACTTGACTGGCAGAGAGATATGGTCTTTGACCCCTTCTTCCACAAGAATCTGAAGTATCATCGGACACCGAGGGAGGCCATGTGCCTTCTCGGCTGGCACTCTCCAACGCTCAACACGGCACTCACCGCGTCAGTGCCGACCACGAAGATCATATCGGCCGAGCTTTGCCAGGCCACTACCCAACTATCACGGGACGGAACAAGCTGGCAGTCGCTGCTGTCCATCCCCGACTCAAGCCATAGCAAGAACATGACCCCGGGCGCATCGAACTTCCTTGGCTCGTTCCGTTCGTTCATCAATCTACGTGTTCACTACTGGGGAGCATCCCTCGAACGTGGAAGCAGACTCGTCGGCTGGTTGGAGTCTCGTTGTGCCTCGCTTCTGGTTG ACGTAAACAAGAGAGTACCCGAACTCTCAGCAAGAATCTGGCCTGCCAGATTCGTCGACTCATCTAGCTCCGAAGCTAAGGGAACTCAGGGCGACTACCAGGGCTCCTATCTCGTCGGACTGGAGTGGATGAACTCGGACGAGAAGCCATCGAAGGATGACCTGGAGGCGGCGCACAGCAACCTGCGCGCCGTCTTGCAGCAGTTCGAAAAGCTCATCATGAGCGACGAAAAGTATTTTGATCCAAACACTTCTTGGTTTAGTGCGACTGTCGTCAAGAGAAGCGAGCTAGATGATCTACACTTGGACGATCGTGAATGGGGTGTGCAcgttgatggtgacgacgactCCGACAcggaagatgaagaggaggacgatgacgtcGACGAAGAGTACCAGGAGTGGCTGGCGGACAAGGTTGCAAAAAAAGGCAAGTCGGCAAAGCAGCGCTCAACGACAGTTCGGAAACCCGAGGGGGCGGGCAAATTCCGCGCGGCACTTGATGTGCTGAACCGGTTGCGATGGGATCCGAACATTGACAGCAACGACTTCCTCATCGGGTACGAGGACCGGTTCCTGGGACCTCAAGAGAAGGCTCTCTCTGCCTGGAAGAGTGAGCAGACGCATGAAGAATTCATCCCCCAGCACCGCATCCTATGGTTTAAGCGCCGGAGCGACGATGTCATTGTATGGCATAGGTCCGAACGCATCGACTTGCTCTTCAAGAAGACCTCGGGGTAA
- a CDS encoding Exo70 exocyst complex subunit has protein sequence MSVGPASSRHAADEEARAEVDVLNSRLEKTSQLTKKIQACMGRLESTGKSVREVAGPLSGETKKLQVLGNNIDAVLAAIERLRQPADSKNDEEQIIRAGPDKSGLSNYLASIKRLSKALADMQASNLRANQQTMAELVRLIKSGNSQLEGHFDKLLRGETPRSVEPLHYITKDMPFPVLSQDKVARLGLVNSYISGNHRQSGGSAAPQDSSTAKIYAEIRGPYLSSTLANLAAASVNTTKKKNPDAIYRAGTNGIGTYAQAMEGLFLAEYDNICSIFTREDWGPLFQATCQAAMAELARTLRELNSHIKGHLNTDCYLAYEITEIMSGLSSNLETRTGELKSSLAAALRPVRETAKVSLGELLDDTRRRITAMQALPQDGAPIPIVSETMQRLQTMVEFLRPISSIMFSLGDGGWKSNAATDGRSTDAIPSLASFDIGADGKEIFSHYCSDTVDMLMTSLDQKARLVLKGGRAVIGVFLANSVVIIERMIRDSDLAPLLEGRMGMLDQWRKKATGMYTMDCKEVSTHLFDVIHTSKQRPTSGQADSASILKGLSSRDKDNIKGKFQAFNASFDEMVSRHKTYNMEREVRQIFARDIQQMLEPLYNRFWDRYHEVDKGKGKHVKYDKAGIAAVFATLY, from the exons ATGTCCGTTGGACCTGCAAGTAGTCgccatgccgccgatgaagaggctcgcgccgaggtcgatgtGCTTAACTCGAGGCTCGAGAAGACCTCCCAACTGACCAAGAAGATCCAAGCATGCATGGGAAGGTTAGAGTCTACCGGCAAGAGCGTACGCGAAGTCGCTGGTCCCTTGAGTGGAGAGACCAAGAAGCTTCAGGTCCTGGGCAACA ACATCGATGCCGTTCTCGCAGCCATTGAGCGGCTTCGCCAACCTGCCGATAGCAAGAACGACGAAGAGCAAATCATCCGAGCTGGTCCCGACAAGTCTGGTCTTTCCAACTACCTGGCCTCGATCAAGCGACTGTCcaaggccctcgccgacatGCAGGCCTCTAACCTGCGAGCGAACCAACAGACGATGGCAGAGCTAGTCCGCTTGATTAAGTCGGGTAACTCGCAACTTGAGGGCCATTTCGACAAATTACTCCGGGGAGAGACGCCTCGCTCGGTAGAGCCGCTCCATTACATCACGAAGGACATGCCATTCCCAGTTCTGTCCCAAGACAAGGTTGCGCGCTTAGGCCTGGTCAATTCGTACATCTCGGGCAATCATcgccagagcggcggcagtgcTGCTCCTCAAGAttcgtcgacggccaagATTTACGCCGAAATACGCGGCCCTTACCTTTCGTCTACGTTGGCCAACCTGGCCGCCGCTAGCGTTAATacgaccaagaagaagaatcCCGACGCCATCTATCGCGCTGGCACCAACGGCATCGGCACATACGCGCAGGCCATGGAAGGTCTCTTTCTTGCCGAGTACGATAACATCTGCAGTATCTTCACGCGTGAGGACTGGGGCCCTCTGTTCCAGGCCACATGCCaggccgccatggccgagctTGCCCGCACCCTGCGAGAGTTGAATAGCCATATCAAGGGTCACTTAAATACAGATTGCTACCTCGCTTACGAGATCACCGAGATAATGTCGGGCTTGTCGAGCAACTTGGAAACACGTACTGGCGAGCTCAAATCATCGCTTGCTGCAGCACTCCGGCCTGTACGGGAGACTGCGAAAGTGTCGTTGGGAGAGCTGTTGGACGACACGAGACGAAGGATCACTGCCATGCAAGCACTTCCTCAAGACGGCGCACCGATACCCATCGTGTCCGAGACCATGCAGCGTCTACAGACCATGGTGGAGTTCTTGCGGCCAATCTCAAGTATCATGTTCTCCTTGGGTGACGGGGGATGGAAAAGCAACGCTGCTACCGACGGACGGTCCACCGATGCGATTCCAAGTCTCGCCTCCTTTGACATTGGtgccgacggcaaggaaattTTTTCCCATTACTGCTCGGACACGGTCGATATGCTTATGACATCGCTTGATCAGAAGGCCAGATTGGTTCTCAAGGGTGGCCGGGCTGTCATTGGTGTGTTCTTGGCCAATAGTGTTGTCATTATTGAACGAATGATCCGCGACTCGGACCTCGCGCCTCTTCTTGAGGGACGGATGGGAATGTTGGACCAGTGGCGCAAGAAGGCGACAGGCATGTACACCATGGACTGTAAAGAGGTGTCGACGCACTTGTTTGATGTCATCCACACAAGCAAGCAACGGCCCACGTCGGGCCAGGCCGACTCGGCTTCTATTCTCAAGGGCCTGAGCAGCAGGGACAAGGATAACATCAAGGGCAAGTTCCAGGCGTTCAACGCCTCCTTTGACGAGATGGTCAGCCGGCACAAGACATACAATATGGAACGGGAGGTGAGACAGATATTCGCCCGGGACATTCAGCAGATGCTTGAACCCTTGTACAACCGTTTCTGGGACCGATACCACGAGGTTGACAAGGGCAAAGGCAAGCACGTCAAGTACGACAAGGCCGGAATAGCCGCCGTCTTTGCGACGCTCTACTAG